In Nymphaea colorata isolate Beijing-Zhang1983 chromosome 3, ASM883128v2, whole genome shotgun sequence, a genomic segment contains:
- the LOC116250121 gene encoding uncharacterized protein At4g26485-like gives MDSFIDHEVAASVVKKRRHYTSKQRILLVGEGDFSFSLSLATAFGFATGMVATSLDSKDRLAYKYCSATSNVERLRQLGCRVLHGIDATTMSKNLSLRTNKFDRIVYNFPHAGFICSETSAFQIELHKHLLMGFFENARELLSHSHGEVHVTHKQGHPYSKWELEKIAEKNGFVLIEASRFRLSDYPGYLNKRGAGSHPDRTFYVGKASTFRFKMDAGLLDWPDLISLQMVYECFAETGNSTAVIKVEVMEDEGTEATNDSDEKMCLTVERTKPVHETLVHRPVHTTSFPAINTPDKKCKLPEDDKSTAILKLLIKMVKFLVRVCFHPFH, from the exons ATGGATTCCTTCATCGATCATGAAGTTGCGGCTTCTGTGGTGAAGAAAAGGCGCCACTATACGAGCAAGCAAAGGATCCTCCTTGTTGGGGAAGGAGACTTCTCCTTTTCCCTCAGCTTGGCCACCGCCTTTGGGTTTGCGACTGGAATGGTCGCCACATCTCTGGACTCCAAAG ATCGGCTTGCTTACAAGTATTGTTCAGCCACGAGTAATGTAGAAAGGCTGCGACAGTTGGGTTGCCGAGTTCTTCATGGAATTGATGCAACAACAATGAGCAAGAACCTTAGTCTAAGGACCAACAAATTCGATAGAATCGTCTACAACTTTCCGCATGCAGGCTTTATATGCTCTGAAACCTCAGCATTTCAAATTGA GTTGCACAAACATCTGTTGATGGGATTCTTTGAAAACGCGAGGGAGTTGCTGTCTCATAGCCATGGCGAGGTCCATGTTACTCACAAGCAGGGGCATCCCTACAGCAAGTGGGAATTGGAGAAAATAGCAGAGAAGAATGGATTTGTTCTCATCGAGGCCTCACGCTTCAGGTTGAGCGATTACCCTGGCTACCTCAACAAGAGGGGTGCGGGGTCTCATCCTGACCGAACATTCTACGTCGGCAAGGCCAGCACTTTCAGGTTCAAGATGGACGCCGGCCTCCTCGATTGGCCGGATCTTATATCGTTGCAAATGGTTTATGAGTGTTTTGCTGAGACTGGTAATAGTACGGCTGTTATAAAGGTCGAAGTTATGGAAGATGAAGGTACTGAAGCTACGAATGATTCCGACGAAAAGATGTGTCTAACTGTTGAAAGAACTAAGCCGGTGCACGAAACTTTGGTCCACAGGCCTGTGCACACAACTAGCTTTCCTGCAATCAATACTCCAGATAAAAAATGCAAGCTGCCAGAAGATGACAAATCTACTGCAATTTTAAAGTTGTTGATAAAGATGGTAAAATTTCTAGTACGCGTTTGTTTCCACCCTTTTCATTGA